CCGCAGAACAGCGCCTGACCGTGCGACCGGCAGTCGAGGCAGAGCCCGATCTGGCCCGGCGTATGGCCGGGCATCGTCTCGATGCGCATGCCGCGCGTCAGGTCGTATCCGTCGTCGACCGTTTCGGCCAATCCGGCCTCGATCACGGGAAGGACCGAGTCCGCGTAGACGCCGTGATTGTGCGCGCCGGGCTCCCTCGCCTCGACCGCCTGCCAGTGCGCCAGTTCCGCCGTGCCCATCAGGTATCGAGCCCGCGGGAAGGTCGGCACCCAGCGGCCGTCGTCGAGACGCGTGTTCCAGCCGACGTGATCGGCATGCAGGTGGGTGCACATCACGATGTCGACCTCGTCGGGCGACACCCCGGCCGCCGCCAGCCGATCGAGGAAGCCGGTTCCCGCGCGCCGGTGCCAGTCCGCACGGCGCGGGCGCTCCTTGTGTTCGCCCACGCAGCTGTCGATCAGGATCGTCAGCCCCCCTGCCCTGAGCAGCCAGCTCTGCACGCCGAGCAGGACGTTTCCGGCCGCGAAGTCGACGTGATGGGGCGAAAGCACCGGCTCGTGATGCCGGATCGCCTCGATGTCGGCGCCCGGCATCAGGAACGACAGCGGCAGGGCAAAGGGATCGAGATCGATGATCCGCTCGAGCGTCGCGCCACCGAGATCGAACATGGTGTCTCCTCACATGATCTGGGGCTTGTCGGCGTGCGGCGCGCGGGCTCCCGCGGCCGCCTCGTCCGGCGCCAGCGCATCGTTCCAGAGCCTGGCGATGTAGCGGCCTCCGGTCTCGCCGTTGGAGGCGTCAGAGCACAACCAGAGGATCCCGCGGCGCATGATGGAAGGCGGCAGCAGGTTGCCGTCGGCGCCCTTCTTGCCGGGTCCCGATGGCAGCAGATCGGTGTCGGCCGCCCCGCCCGGCAGGTAGACGTTGACCGTGACCCCCGTGCCCGCGAGGTCCTGCGCCCAGACCCGGGAGGCCGCCTCCAGCGCCGCCTTCGTCGGGCCGTAGGGCGAATAGCCCCTGCGCACCATGGTCTGGTCGCTGGTCGAGACGTTGACGACCTTGCCGAAGCCCCGCGCCACCATGCCGGGCACCGCCGCGCGCGCCATGTTGAAGGCGCCGGTCACGTTGGTGTCGACGATCGCCTTCCAGGCCTCCGGCGCGGCTTCCCAGAAACGCGTCGGTTCGGTGTTGAAGCGCTCCGAGATCAGCCGCATGCCGACGCCGGCATTGTTGACCAGCACGTCGACGCGGCCGAAGCGCGCGACCGTCTCCGCCACCGCGGCCTCGCAGGTCGCGTAGGAACGGACGTCGGCGACGATGCCGGCGACGTTGTCGCGACCCGTCGGCCCCACACCGTCGGTCGCCGCCTTGCGCGCCGCTTCCATGGCCTCGTCGAGCGCCTGGCCCGGCCGGGAAGCGGTCAGCATCACTCTCATGCCCGCCGCCGCCATCTCGAGCGCCATCTCGAGCCCGAGCCCGCGCGACGCCCCCGTTACGATCGCCACGCGCCCGACGAGCGCCGGATCCGCCGCCATCACGCCGTCTCCCCGGCGACGCCCATGCGCGGAAAATGGCGCCGCTCCTGCGCGATGATGGTCGTCTTCATCTCCGTGAACATCGCCCGCGACCCTTTCGCGCCCTCTCGTCCGAGACCGGACTGCTTGAAGCCGCCGAATCCGGTCCTCAGGTCGCGCACGATCGGCGTGTTGACCATCACCGTGCCGGTCCGCAGCGACGACGCCGTGCGCATCGCCCGCTTCAGATCCTCCGACCAGACGTAGCCGACGAGGCCGAACTTGCTGTCGTTGGCCCTGGCGATCACCTCGTCCTCCTCGTCGAACACCTGCAGCGTGGCGAAGGGGCCGAAGATCTCCTCCTGGGCAATCGCGCCGGAATTGTCGGGGGCCAGCATGGCGGTCGGTTCGAAATAGTAGCCTGCGTTGAAGCCGGTGTGGCGTCGCCCGCCGGCGAGCAGCGTCGCTCCTTCCTTCAGGCCGGTCTCGGCGAAGCGGCTCATCCGCTCCCGCTGGGCATGGTTGATCATCGGACCGATCTCCGTCCCCGTCGCCAGCGGATCGCCGACCGCGAGCGCCTTCGTCCGGGCCGCGAAGCGCTCGATGAAAGGCTCCGCGATGCGCCGTTCCACGAAGATGCGGCTGCCGGCGAGGCACATCTGGCCGTTGTTCATGAACGATCCGAGCATGGCGCCGTCGAGCGCCAGGTCGAGATCGGCGTCGGCATAGACGATGCTCGCGGACTTGCCGCCCAGTTCCATCGCGCCGCCCTTGATGCCCTTGGCGAGCGCCGTGAGGATCGCCGTCCCGGTCTCGGTGCCGCCGGTGAACGAAACCATGTCGATGTCGGGATGCGAGACGAGCGACACGCCGGTGACGTGGCCGCGGCCGTTCACGAGGTTGAGCACGCCGTCGGGCAGGATGCCCGCTCGTCCGATCAGTTCGAACAGCCGCGTCACCGTCAGCGGTGTCAGTTCGGACGGTTTCACGACGCAGCAATTGCCGAAGGCGAGCGCGCCGGCGATCTTCATCGCCGTCAGCCCGAGCGGCATGTTCCACGGACCGATCAGCCCGCACACGCCGATCGGCTCATAGGTGACCAGGCTCATCAGCCCCGGCTCCTGCGTGAAGACGTCGCCGCCGGCCTGGTTCACGTATTCGGAGAAGAAGCGGAAGTTCTGCGCCGCCCGCGTCACGTGCATCAGCTTGGTCTGGCCGAGCGGGATGCCCGTGTTGATGGTCTCCAGCGCCGCCAGTTCGTCGGCATGCGAAAGGATCAGGTCGTGGATCGCCATCAGCGCCTTCTGCCGCTCCGCGATGCTCACGCGCGGCCAGGGGCCGTGGTCGAACGCCCTGCGCGCCGCCGAGACCGCGCGATCGACCTCGTCCGCATCGGATTCGTGCAGGACGGCGATCTGCCGTTCGGTGGAGGGATCGAGCACGGCGATTTCCTCGCCGGAGGCATCCACGAACCCGCCGGCGACGAAGCCCGTCACGCGGATCGGATGGTCGGACAGCGCTTCGCGCATTGCGGTCACGTCGGTACTCCCCTTTTTCGGTCGCAGTCTGGCGTCAGCGCCGCCGGGTCGGCGCGGCATCGCGCGGGCGCGGCTTCGTGGACAGGATGTGTCCCGCCATCGCCGTCTCGGCCCACTCGCTGTTGCGCTGCGCCAGCGCCGCGATGATGTCTCGATGCTGCTCGTTGGAGCGGCGGATGTTGATGCTCTGGTCCCAGACGAACTGCTTGATCAGCACCAGCGGCAGCGACACCGCCTGGGCCGTCAGCAGCTTCAGCTGCCGGGAGCGCGCCGCATTGACGATGATCGAATGGAATTCGGAATTGAGCGTCACGAAGGCGTTCGCCGCCTCCGCCCCGCCGGCCGGGTCGATCTGGTCGATCTCGACGACCAGTCGTTCGAGGCTGCGGATCTCCTCGTCGGTGATCTTCTGTGCCGCGGCCGCTGCAGCGTAGCTCTCCAGCCGCGCGCGGACGTCGAAGATGATCACCACTTCCTCGTAGGAGAAGTCGGCGACGAAGCGGTGGCGGTTCTCGGCGATCGCCAGGCCTTCCCCGACCAGGCGCCGCAGCGCCTCGCGCACGGGCGTCCTGCTCGTGCCGGTCATGGCGGCGAGCGGTTCCTCGCGCAGGTGGTCGCCGGGCCTGAGTTCGCCGGTGAGGATGGCGCGACGGATCAGCTCGTAGGCCCGCTCGACGGGCCGGCTGGATTCCGCCCGTTCGAGCTGGCTCACCATGTCGGGATCGACGAAGATCAGTCCTCCGTCTCGCCTGGCACCCCTGTCCGACGTCACGCCGGATCCGGCTCTATGTGGCTCTGGTGATTCTCGAGATACCATTCGGCGATTTCCTCCCTGGTCGCAAACCACACGCCCTCGAACTGCTTGGCGTACCGGATGAAGTCCCGCAAGGCGCGGATGCGGAACGGCTGCCCGATCACGTGGGGATGCAGACCGATGTTCATGAAGCGGCCGCTCCTTGCGCTCTCCGCATAGAGCCAGTCGAACTGTTCCTTGAACATCATGAAACCCGTCTCCACCGTCAGGCCCTGCCGGAGGAAGGAGAAGTCGTTGACCTCCGACGTGTAGGAGACCGAGACCATGGGCCGGCCGCTGCGCGTCTTCACCAGGTAGGGCTGGTCGTCGTTGAGCAGGTCCGTGACGAAGATCAGCCCCTCTTCCGACAGGATGTCGATCGTGTTCAGCGTCGAACGCAGGGACGACGACAGCCACCCCTTCGCCTTCTTTCCCACGGCCTGCTCGTAGACGTCGAGCGTGCGCTTGATCACGGCGCGCTCCTTGTCCTCGTCGAACATGTAATCGGTGAGGAGTTCGTCCTGGACGTAGTTGTGCGCGACGATCTCGTACCCGCGGGACAGCGCCGCCTCGATCACCTCGCGGCGCTCGATCGCCATCTTGGCGTTCATCGTGCAGCTCGACGTCACGCCCTCGGCGTCGAAGACGTCGAACATGCGCCAGACGCCCACCCGCTGGCCGTATTCCCGCCACGTGAAGTTCGGGTTGTCGTAGACGTTGCCCGGCAGGTCGCCGCCGACGATGCCCGGACCGCCCGGATAGTACTTCTTGTCGGTGGGCTGGACCTTGTCCCAGTACTCGAAATTCGTGGTCAGGATCACGGCCAGACGCTTGCCGTCTGGCCATTGCAGCGGCTTGCGCTTTGGCAGCGGGACGTAGTCGTAGTGCATGTCCGTCTCCCGCCGCTCAATACTTCGCCAGCAGCGAACCGAAGCCCTGCACCTTGTCCTCGATGCCGTTCATCCGCAGCGCGTGCCAATAGGTGGCCGTGTTGATGGCGATCACCGGCTTGTCCAGCCAGAACTCGGCTATGGCGCCGACGCGGGCCATGGCGAGGTTGGTCCCGGCCTGCACGATCGCCTCCACCGACGGGTCGTTCACCTCGATGATGGCGTCGCGCAGCGTCTGCTCGGTCTCGTGGGCGATCAGCATCGGGCTCTTGCACTTCAGCCCCTTCACGGTCACGACCTCGTAGCCGCAATCCGTGAAGAACCGGCGCACCTGCTCGTCGCCCACGGGCATGTAGGGCGTCACGACCGCGATGCGCTTGATGTCGCCGAATTTCTTCAGGGCCGCCTGGCAGGCGTCGGAGCCCATCGCGACGTTCATGGCCGCCCGCTCCTCGACCTGCGCCTTCAGCGTGTCGGCCCGGTCCTTCCCGTCCCAGAAGGTCTCGGCCGACATGCCCATGATCAGGGCGCCCGGCGAGCAGGTCTTCACGGCGTCGATGGCCTCCATCGTCGCGGCACGGATGCGCATGACGAGTTCGTTGAAATCCTCGTCGGAGTGGACCGGATCGTCCGGGATGACGATGCGCGAGAAGTGGTTCGTCACGCCGACCGGGCGCATCGAATCGAATTCGGGCTGGACGGACGTGTTGGTGGACGGCGCGATGACGCCGAACTTCATCCGGTAACCGAGACTGTCGACCATGGAATTGGACCTCGCAATTGGGCTTCTTGGGCAGGGTTGGCGTCAGGCGACGGCTTCGAGATCGCGCAGCGACTGGATCATCGAAGACTTGAGAAGGTAGTCGCGGTGCTTGCGGGGATCGGCGACGATCGACCGCAGGTCGTCGTGATA
The nucleotide sequence above comes from Aquibium microcysteis. Encoded proteins:
- a CDS encoding MBL fold metallo-hydrolase; translation: MFDLGGATLERIIDLDPFALPLSFLMPGADIEAIRHHEPVLSPHHVDFAAGNVLLGVQSWLLRAGGLTILIDSCVGEHKERPRRADWHRRAGTGFLDRLAAAGVSPDEVDIVMCTHLHADHVGWNTRLDDGRWVPTFPRARYLMGTAELAHWQAVEAREPGAHNHGVYADSVLPVIEAGLAETVDDGYDLTRGMRIETMPGHTPGQIGLCLDCRSHGQALFCGDAIHSPVQVFQPGWSSAFCSDRDLAAATRLALLERSAETGAVLVPAHLRGAWGMTVTRERGGFRPAFAG
- a CDS encoding SDR family NAD(P)-dependent oxidoreductase, with translation MAADPALVGRVAIVTGASRGLGLEMALEMAAAGMRVMLTASRPGQALDEAMEAARKAATDGVGPTGRDNVAGIVADVRSYATCEAAVAETVARFGRVDVLVNNAGVGMRLISERFNTEPTRFWEAAPEAWKAIVDTNVTGAFNMARAAVPGMVARGFGKVVNVSTSDQTMVRRGYSPYGPTKAALEAASRVWAQDLAGTGVTVNVYLPGGAADTDLLPSGPGKKGADGNLLPPSIMRRGILWLCSDASNGETGGRYIARLWNDALAPDEAAAGARAPHADKPQIM
- a CDS encoding aldehyde dehydrogenase, producing MREALSDHPIRVTGFVAGGFVDASGEEIAVLDPSTERQIAVLHESDADEVDRAVSAARRAFDHGPWPRVSIAERQKALMAIHDLILSHADELAALETINTGIPLGQTKLMHVTRAAQNFRFFSEYVNQAGGDVFTQEPGLMSLVTYEPIGVCGLIGPWNMPLGLTAMKIAGALAFGNCCVVKPSELTPLTVTRLFELIGRAGILPDGVLNLVNGRGHVTGVSLVSHPDIDMVSFTGGTETGTAILTALAKGIKGGAMELGGKSASIVYADADLDLALDGAMLGSFMNNGQMCLAGSRIFVERRIAEPFIERFAARTKALAVGDPLATGTEIGPMINHAQRERMSRFAETGLKEGATLLAGGRRHTGFNAGYYFEPTAMLAPDNSGAIAQEEIFGPFATLQVFDEEDEVIARANDSKFGLVGYVWSEDLKRAMRTASSLRTGTVMVNTPIVRDLRTGFGGFKQSGLGREGAKGSRAMFTEMKTTIIAQERRHFPRMGVAGETA
- a CDS encoding GntR family transcriptional regulator; the encoded protein is MTSDRGARRDGGLIFVDPDMVSQLERAESSRPVERAYELIRRAILTGELRPGDHLREEPLAAMTGTSRTPVREALRRLVGEGLAIAENRHRFVADFSYEEVVIIFDVRARLESYAAAAAAQKITDEEIRSLERLVVEIDQIDPAGGAEAANAFVTLNSEFHSIIVNAARSRQLKLLTAQAVSLPLVLIKQFVWDQSINIRRSNEQHRDIIAALAQRNSEWAETAMAGHILSTKPRPRDAAPTRRR
- a CDS encoding polysaccharide deacetylase, with translation MHYDYVPLPKRKPLQWPDGKRLAVILTTNFEYWDKVQPTDKKYYPGGPGIVGGDLPGNVYDNPNFTWREYGQRVGVWRMFDVFDAEGVTSSCTMNAKMAIERREVIEAALSRGYEIVAHNYVQDELLTDYMFDEDKERAVIKRTLDVYEQAVGKKAKGWLSSSLRSTLNTIDILSEEGLIFVTDLLNDDQPYLVKTRSGRPMVSVSYTSEVNDFSFLRQGLTVETGFMMFKEQFDWLYAESARSGRFMNIGLHPHVIGQPFRIRALRDFIRYAKQFEGVWFATREEIAEWYLENHQSHIEPDPA
- a CDS encoding arylmalonate decarboxylase; amino-acid sequence: MVDSLGYRMKFGVIAPSTNTSVQPEFDSMRPVGVTNHFSRIVIPDDPVHSDEDFNELVMRIRAATMEAIDAVKTCSPGALIMGMSAETFWDGKDRADTLKAQVEERAAMNVAMGSDACQAALKKFGDIKRIAVVTPYMPVGDEQVRRFFTDCGYEVVTVKGLKCKSPMLIAHETEQTLRDAIIEVNDPSVEAIVQAGTNLAMARVGAIAEFWLDKPVIAINTATYWHALRMNGIEDKVQGFGSLLAKY